A region from the Aegilops tauschii subsp. strangulata cultivar AL8/78 chromosome 5, Aet v6.0, whole genome shotgun sequence genome encodes:
- the LOC109774951 gene encoding protein LURP-one-related 15-like, with product MSGEPAEATPAVVVVGSRFCAPAATAFAVTKTISVTGRDFTVTDAHGAAVMQVEAAVFSFLQHRSLLLDAASRRPVLTLQDSTYLASTRWEAYRGDSTSRRNLLFVAVKTAPVQLARTKVRLFLAGNGSGERVPDFVIGVCTVSAGGGGGDDSDGNIVARISRQNTAGGAFLGRHTYTARINPGVDQAFILALTVILDQMHH from the coding sequence ATGAGCGGCGAGCCGGCAGAGGCGACTCCggcagtggtggtggtgggttcgCGGTTCTGCGCGCCGGCCGCCACGGCGTTCGCGGTGACCAAGACGATCAGCGTGACGGGGCGTGACTTCACCGTCACGGACGCCCACGGCGCGGCGGTGATGCAGGTGGAGGCGGCCGTCTTCAGCTTCCTCCAGCACCGCTCCCTCCTCCTCGACGCGGCGTCGCGCCGCCCCGTGCTCACCCTGCAGGACTCCACCTACCTCGCGAGCACGAGGTGGGAGGCGTACAGGGGGGACAGCACCAGCCGGAGGAATCTGCTCTTCGTCGCGGTGAAGACCGCGCCCGTGCAGCTCGCCAGGACCAAGGTGCGCCTGTTCCTCGCCGGCAACGGCTCTGGCGAGCGGGTCCCGGACTTCGTCATCGGCGTGTGCACGGTCTCtgctggaggcggcggcggcgacgactcCGATGGCAACATCGTCGCGCGGATCAGCCGCCAGAACACGGCCGGCGGCGCGTTCCTCGGGAGGCACACGTATACCGCGAGGATCAACCCCGGCGTCGACCAGGCGTTCATCCTCGCGCTCACCGTGATTCTCGACCAGATGCATCACTAG